TTAACAACATTGGACCTGGAGCGATTAATACGCCTATAAATGCGGAAAAATTTGCTGATCCAGCAAAACGTGCAGATGTAGAAAGCATGGTACCGATGGGGTATATCGGAAAACCTGAAGAAATTGCTGCTGTAGCAGCATGGCTTTCTTCATCCCAAGCTAGTTATGTAACAGGGATTACTTTATTTGCAGATGGTGGAATGACATTATATCCTGAATTCCAAGCTGGTCGTGGGTAAGTAACAGTAACGAAAATATAATTATATCTCACATTAAGAGCAGTTAATTTTTATAATAATTATTGCTGCGTTCATTTGTTTAGTAAAAAATAGTAAAAGAATAGTATTAATAAAAAATGCATTTGCCACTTCCAATGCATTTTTTATTTTCTTTGAAAAAGTAATTCCTGCTTTGCATGACACACATATCACCTAATAAGTGTGACATATCGTTCATCAATAGGTTCACAGCATACTTTCTAGTGTAAATTGTTCTAAAGAAATAGTGGAATCAATTAAGGATAATCGTATCCTTAAACATTATATATAGTTGCTGTAATAATGGTTGATCTAATTCCTGAACTTAAAGGTAAAATTGTTTTAGCACTTGCCATACCGGCAAAGATTGAAAATATTCTTTAGACAGTGGTTGGCTTTGTTGATACATTGTTCGTCGCAAAAATTTGTTTAAATGAAGTAACAGCTGTTGGGATTGCCAAATCGCCTTTTTTTATTAGAAGAATTTTGCTCCATAAAATTAAAAAGAAGTAACTTAAAAAACTTACCGTTAAAAACAAGAAAAAAACCCAGCACAATCGAAAGTACATTATACATGTTCTTTCAATTCACCTCATAAAATAGTGCATGTCCTAATTTGTGAAGGTAAAAATTACATGTATTATATAAAAAAAGGTATAGCTATCTTAATTGGAAGTATTCTTATAGCAGTAGGGATAAATGTTTTTATCACTCCTTATGAAATCTTAGATGGGGGGATTATCGGCTTATCACTCATCTTATATTATACTCTGCACTTAAAAATTGGTCTTATGACAATTTTATTAAGTGTCCCCATTTTTATTTTGGCATGGTTTAAAAGTAAAATTTTTTTCTACAACAGCCTTCACGGGCTACTTATTTCATCCTTTATTATAGACATACTAAAACCCCTTCGTTCACTGTTACGCTTAGATCCTATATTAAGTTCCATTCTTGGAGGAATTTTTGTTGGTCTAGGTATTGGCATTATGTTACGTTTTAAAACGAGTACAGGTGGTACAGATTTATTAGCCCAATTTATTTCAAATAAGACAAATATAAACGTTGGAATTTTAATATTCTTGA
This portion of the Solibacillus daqui genome encodes:
- a CDS encoding YitT family protein codes for the protein MYYIKKGIAILIGSILIAVGINVFITPYEILDGGIIGLSLILYYTLHLKIGLMTILLSVPIFILAWFKSKIFFYNSLHGLLISSFIIDILKPLRSLLRLDPILSSILGGIFVGLGIGIMLRFKTSTGGTDLLAQFISNKTNINVGILIFLIDLFVIVLGGLLLSTDTLLLSVITILCIGITTSFITSRHTITFVSRSFEKESLFLK